The Alteromonas stellipolaris genome includes a region encoding these proteins:
- a CDS encoding transposase, which yields MARKRRLAPAGFAQHVIQRGNNRSICFVCESDYIAYIHWLKKFSLQFDVSIHAWVLMTNHTHLLCTPKYDNRGVSAMMQPLGRMYVRYFNQKYKRTGTLWEGGFTSSLVDSEEYLLTVYRYIELNPVRAKMVLDPAEYKWSSYTINALGVKSTLCCAHRVYLSLGKTETERMKAYRTLFETEISQTLIGNIQYCSKKELVLGNNKFKQQIENLTGIALKNEKLGRPPKSED from the coding sequence ATGGCCAGGAAAAGACGACTAGCACCAGCAGGCTTTGCACAACACGTTATTCAAAGAGGTAATAACCGGTCCATTTGTTTTGTCTGTGAAAGTGACTACATTGCTTACATCCACTGGTTGAAGAAATTTTCCCTACAATTTGATGTTAGCATTCATGCATGGGTGCTAATGACTAATCATACCCACCTCCTTTGTACCCCTAAATATGATAACCGCGGTGTGAGCGCTATGATGCAGCCTTTAGGGCGCATGTATGTTAGGTACTTTAACCAAAAATACAAGCGGACTGGAACCCTGTGGGAAGGTGGATTTACCTCTAGCTTGGTAGATTCAGAAGAATATCTGCTTACCGTATACAGATACATTGAACTCAACCCTGTAAGGGCGAAAATGGTGTTAGACCCAGCGGAATATAAATGGTCTAGCTACACAATAAACGCGTTAGGGGTAAAATCGACACTATGCTGCGCCCACAGAGTATATTTATCTTTAGGGAAAACTGAAACTGAGCGCATGAAAGCCTACCGTACACTTTTCGAGACTGAAATCTCCCAAACACTTATTGGCAATATTCAATACTGCTCAAAAAAAGAGTTAGTATTAGGTAACAATAAATTTAAACAACAAATTGAAAACCTAACCGGTATCGCCCTAAAAAACGAAAAATTAGGGCGCCCACCAAAAAGTGAGGACTGA
- a CDS encoding DUF1328 domain-containing protein, which produces MLRWALIFLVVALVAAVLGFGGIAGSAAGIAKIIFGIFVILLIISIVMNMVRGKR; this is translated from the coding sequence ATGTTACGTTGGGCTTTAATATTTTTAGTAGTTGCATTAGTTGCAGCAGTATTAGGATTTGGTGGAATTGCTGGTTCTGCAGCGGGTATCGCCAAAATTATATTTGGTATTTTTGTCATTCTACTGATCATTTCAATTGTGATGAACATGGTCAGGGGCAAAAGGTAG
- a CDS encoding DUF4235 domain-containing protein — MSNKQLITNVGIGLAAASAGILARKTLQKSWEKVTNEPAPKDKGSEDTDLKEAVTWAVVSGIGAGIARMAVQYALDKRKSK; from the coding sequence ATGAGTAATAAACAACTAATTACGAACGTAGGTATCGGACTTGCCGCTGCATCCGCAGGCATTCTAGCAAGAAAAACGTTACAAAAGTCGTGGGAGAAGGTGACCAATGAACCAGCTCCAAAAGACAAAGGAAGTGAAGATACAGACCTTAAAGAGGCCGTCACTTGGGCAGTAGTGTCCGGCATTGGCGCCGGTATTGCTAGAATGGCGGTGCAATATGCGCTGGATAAACGTAAATCTAAATAG
- a CDS encoding TIGR03571 family LLM class oxidoreductase: MTTNTFDKLAAHNFSVGVELPLDNDWAYFDATKGTPFGVPDLTQHHSRIQLADKLGFKVAWVRDVPIYDPNFGDAAQVFETFTYLGYLAGITDNILLGTAAVVLPLRQPWLVKKAAASVQKLSGNRLILGVASGDRPVEYPLFGVDFNTRGEQFRQSLDIVKHGNAQLTNGMAVLPKSQPESLPELFDTPLYVAGLAQQSPQWVGENMDGWLAYPGTPNDHIKRVALWREVAGNKPYVSFIHLNLVEDDEAPIKRHRFGVETGVNGLIKELKAMKSAGVNHIGLHFRRNTRPVEDAMQRIAEHVLPHFHW; this comes from the coding sequence ATGACTACCAACACGTTTGATAAACTAGCAGCGCACAACTTTTCAGTAGGCGTAGAACTTCCACTAGATAACGACTGGGCATATTTTGATGCTACAAAAGGTACGCCGTTTGGCGTACCTGATTTAACTCAACATCACAGTCGTATCCAATTGGCAGACAAATTAGGTTTTAAGGTAGCTTGGGTGCGCGATGTGCCTATATATGACCCAAACTTTGGCGATGCCGCACAAGTTTTTGAAACCTTCACTTACCTTGGCTATCTCGCAGGTATTACTGACAATATTTTACTGGGTACAGCGGCCGTCGTACTGCCCTTACGCCAACCCTGGTTAGTAAAGAAAGCCGCGGCGAGCGTACAGAAGCTTAGTGGTAACCGGCTTATTCTTGGCGTGGCAAGTGGCGACCGCCCCGTTGAATATCCGCTCTTTGGTGTCGACTTTAACACCCGGGGTGAGCAATTTAGGCAGTCGCTCGACATTGTAAAACACGGCAATGCGCAATTAACCAATGGTATGGCAGTACTTCCTAAATCGCAGCCTGAGTCATTGCCTGAATTATTCGATACGCCGCTTTACGTTGCTGGGCTTGCACAGCAAAGCCCGCAGTGGGTTGGGGAAAACATGGACGGTTGGCTCGCCTACCCAGGTACTCCAAACGATCATATAAAACGCGTAGCCTTATGGCGGGAAGTTGCAGGCAATAAACCTTACGTTAGCTTTATCCACCTTAACTTGGTTGAAGACGACGAAGCACCGATAAAACGCCACCGATTCGGGGTTGAAACTGGCGTAAACGGGCTTATCAAAGAACTTAAGGCAATGAAAAGCGCGGGCGTTAACCATATTGGCCTTCACTTCAGGCGAAATACTCGACCGGTTGAAGACGCAATGCAGCGAATTGCTGAGCACGTGCTACCGCATTTTCATTGGTAA
- a CDS encoding ATP-binding protein produces MNKVKMEFKRLIIVGIDREYCCRFETGLNLIWGDLDSGKSSILNLINFALGGKFGDLDNDEITTYGRTVCLEVLLNSKVVTLCRVLGEKVNLIKVYDCNYESVNDHYPMLCSASPEGTEPDGWISNLLLDYLEIPKVRLKQSKTRDDSDSSRLSFRDLMKLIHLKQKRVASDNLMDLANGFKFNRNVEVQKFIYGVHDDQVSKLNQEIKEESVEFKSLSNQAKSVDTFLQATGSKVNYDEEVSSLREELEGIDEEINLLKNDSNLASSTSSEFSSEIKLLDENIQTLEAKKDSLKVKLTDYKRLKASYEKDLSCIKESIIMRNNLSTDELLKKDVSCPTCNGTIQLNDDVLTNEELEHEQRSLRNRLSGCTKAIDKVKSDITLLDQDLIERKTTLKQIRSDFELNNLEALSPIIEMISRAEALRRSLTSKLVELEKNSKLLKKLNEMYSRIESKELHIKKLKGDLEKVESQLISTDDIINKLSTHFNRLMNDSKLTRIYGSSIDKKFMPNFRKRSYSKNSSGGVRTLMSVYLYISRLKYLIENGGYLPTTLLLDTPGQNIGKYAREGDDSSLSDPAIYEQIYKAMVDLSELTLKDNYQIIVVDNDLATSLKEDDYFLVKRFDKTEKNGEKGLISDANLPDKS; encoded by the coding sequence ATGAACAAAGTAAAAATGGAATTTAAAAGATTAATAATTGTAGGTATTGATCGTGAATATTGTTGCCGATTTGAAACAGGATTAAACCTAATATGGGGAGATCTTGATTCAGGTAAATCTAGCATCTTGAATCTTATTAATTTTGCTTTAGGAGGAAAGTTTGGAGATCTAGATAATGATGAAATTACGACTTATGGAAGAACAGTATGCTTAGAGGTGTTGTTAAATAGTAAAGTCGTTACTCTATGCCGAGTATTGGGCGAAAAAGTAAACCTTATTAAAGTTTATGATTGCAATTATGAAAGTGTCAATGACCATTATCCTATGTTGTGTTCAGCTTCACCTGAAGGTACTGAGCCTGATGGTTGGATTTCAAATCTATTATTAGATTATTTAGAAATCCCAAAGGTTAGACTTAAACAATCAAAAACTCGCGACGATTCTGATAGTAGCCGCTTGAGCTTTCGTGATTTGATGAAGTTAATCCATTTAAAGCAGAAGCGTGTTGCAAGTGATAATTTAATGGATTTAGCTAATGGTTTTAAGTTTAACAGAAATGTTGAAGTACAAAAATTTATATATGGGGTCCATGATGATCAGGTATCTAAATTAAATCAAGAGATTAAAGAGGAGTCTGTAGAGTTTAAATCACTGAGTAACCAAGCAAAATCAGTTGATACTTTTTTACAGGCTACAGGTTCAAAAGTTAATTATGATGAAGAAGTCTCTAGCTTACGTGAAGAGTTAGAAGGAATTGACGAGGAAATTAATTTATTAAAAAATGATAGTAACCTCGCATCATCTACATCAAGTGAATTTAGTTCAGAAATAAAGCTTTTAGATGAAAATATTCAAACACTAGAAGCCAAAAAAGATTCCTTAAAAGTTAAGTTAACTGATTATAAGCGTTTAAAGGCTTCATATGAAAAAGACTTAAGTTGTATTAAAGAATCAATTATAATGAGGAATAACTTAAGTACTGATGAGCTACTCAAAAAAGATGTAAGTTGTCCTACTTGTAATGGAACCATTCAACTAAATGATGATGTTTTAACTAATGAAGAATTAGAGCATGAACAGCGCTCCTTAAGAAATAGATTATCTGGTTGTACAAAAGCAATTGATAAGGTTAAAAGTGACATCACTCTCTTAGATCAAGACTTAATAGAAAGAAAAACAACTTTAAAGCAAATAAGAAGTGATTTTGAACTTAATAATTTAGAAGCCTTATCTCCAATTATAGAGATGATTTCAAGAGCTGAAGCTCTGAGGCGCTCATTAACTAGCAAATTAGTAGAGTTAGAAAAAAACTCCAAGTTGCTGAAGAAACTGAATGAAATGTATTCTCGAATTGAAAGTAAAGAATTGCATATTAAAAAATTGAAAGGCGATTTGGAAAAAGTTGAATCTCAACTAATATCCACTGATGATATTATAAATAAACTATCTACGCATTTTAATCGCTTAATGAACGATTCTAAACTGACAAGGATCTATGGCTCATCTATCGATAAAAAGTTTATGCCGAACTTTAGAAAACGTTCATATTCTAAAAACTCCTCGGGTGGTGTGAGGACATTAATGTCAGTCTATTTGTATATTTCGAGGTTAAAATACCTTATAGAAAATGGAGGTTACTTGCCAACGACATTACTTTTAGATACTCCAGGACAAAATATAGGAAAATATGCACGAGAGGGAGATGATAGTAGTTTGTCTGACCCTGCAATATATGAACAAATTTATAAAGCTATGGTTGATCTGAGTGAATTAACGCTTAAGGATAATTATCAAATAATAGTGGTTGATAATGATCTTGCAACTTCTTTGAAAGAAGATGATTATTTCTTAGTAAAAAGGTTTGATAAAACGGAAAAAAATGGAGAAAAGGGCTTAATTAGCGATGCGAACTTGCCTGATAAATCCTGA
- a CDS encoding MATE family efflux transporter yields MQEVTKSEPSLTEGSIIAHMVRLAIPASTGMIFNTLYNLTDIWFAGYLSDNALAGLSIASSVFFLLLSIGIGIQTGASAMIAPGAGRGETHEVKGWLDNVSGLAIAFSALSCVIGYFAAQPLVVLLGAESHIEPLAMEYLWVTLAGSVGFILSFGAAGALMALGDTKSNRNALMIGFFANFGLNPFFTFFLDLGVSGIALATVVIKFATAFYLFRVLMKRLNISVMPAFDKERWQALLKQVLPASFNMLTIILGGFITVALIGQFGSEHVAGYTVGLRLEQVLLLPALGLNSAVMAIAGQNMGVNRYDRVSETYRKGLLIGFFMAVVSIPVMYFLSPLAMSLFTSDSAIKNTGVTYLRIDTLAFYAYVVLFQSVAILQAMQKPMFPMYLGIARQLVVPASINYVLIVVWGYPMVSMFYTIVTVVILSAIIAFFYTRREINKVQRK; encoded by the coding sequence ATGCAAGAAGTAACCAAATCTGAACCATCGTTAACGGAAGGCTCTATTATCGCCCACATGGTGCGGCTTGCTATCCCTGCATCAACGGGCATGATTTTTAATACATTGTATAACCTGACTGATATTTGGTTTGCTGGCTATCTGTCAGATAATGCACTTGCCGGTTTATCTATCGCATCTAGCGTTTTCTTCTTATTGCTATCTATTGGTATTGGCATTCAAACTGGGGCATCGGCAATGATCGCACCGGGCGCCGGAAGAGGGGAGACCCATGAAGTAAAAGGATGGCTAGATAATGTTAGTGGCCTGGCCATCGCCTTTAGCGCATTGTCTTGTGTGATAGGTTACTTTGCTGCACAGCCTCTTGTTGTGTTGCTTGGCGCAGAATCTCACATAGAACCCCTTGCAATGGAGTACTTATGGGTAACGCTGGCAGGGTCGGTAGGTTTCATTTTATCTTTCGGTGCTGCGGGTGCACTAATGGCGCTAGGCGATACAAAATCTAACCGAAACGCGCTCATGATTGGTTTTTTCGCGAATTTTGGGCTCAACCCATTCTTTACTTTCTTTCTCGATTTAGGGGTAAGCGGTATAGCGCTGGCCACTGTAGTAATCAAGTTTGCCACTGCGTTTTACTTGTTCCGTGTGCTGATGAAGCGATTAAACATATCGGTTATGCCAGCCTTTGATAAAGAACGCTGGCAGGCGTTACTTAAACAAGTACTGCCCGCTAGCTTTAATATGCTCACCATCATATTAGGTGGATTTATTACCGTTGCGCTTATTGGTCAATTTGGTAGTGAACATGTAGCAGGGTATACCGTTGGGCTGCGCCTAGAGCAAGTGTTGTTGCTTCCAGCTTTAGGGTTAAATAGTGCGGTAATGGCGATAGCGGGTCAAAATATGGGCGTTAACCGTTACGACCGCGTTAGTGAAACGTATCGCAAAGGGTTGTTAATCGGCTTCTTTATGGCGGTAGTGTCTATTCCCGTGATGTATTTTTTATCGCCATTGGCAATGAGCCTTTTTACCAGCGACAGTGCAATTAAAAATACAGGTGTAACCTACCTTAGAATTGATACATTAGCTTTTTACGCTTACGTGGTTTTATTTCAAAGTGTGGCTATATTGCAGGCAATGCAAAAGCCCATGTTTCCTATGTATTTAGGCATTGCTCGTCAACTGGTTGTGCCCGCTTCAATAAACTATGTACTGATTGTAGTGTGGGGCTATCCCATGGTGTCTATGTTCTACACCATTGTTACCGTCGTTATTTTAAGCGCTATTATTGCGTTTTTTTATACCAGAAGGGAGATAAACAAAGTCCAGCGTAAATAA
- a CDS encoding serine hydrolase domain-containing protein: protein MKTTKIITSLALSICVASLLGCTKPETSQLNIPSTKDSTEAELLLVGLAERIRIEGQEVDFQSLAQRQALYNVPGVSVAYMKNGQLAWTLEHGVKDVASGLVVDEDTVFQAGSISKPAFATVLMKYRQDNPLDLDTDVNNLLTSWQLPEHEWTGQEVVSLRRLLSHTAGTTVHGFPGYAAGEPVPTLQQVLDGVEPANTSAVVVDLRPGTQMRYSGGGTTLAQLTLQDIANESLPTMAQRLLFKPLGMSRSGFEQPISPKLSNNMATPYNDDGSPVEGGAHTYATLAAAGMWSTPSDMLKMASGVRSAYLGLETDWITKATAQEILTNNTPSNKAPNVGIGFFINMDEDGEIVGFGHGGADKGFMSQLYIELGTGNGYAIMTNSDNGSQLISELEVRLKEALDVGYSQAEVKPLVPISQTQLSKYIGIYVVTDPVDVEMVLQEAKNGFVLNALPYIENERYFHEGDGRFFAKNGSSISFEIDDNGIVKTIVMDGDIRGEKKE from the coding sequence ATGAAAACAACCAAGATAATTACCTCTCTCGCGCTCTCTATTTGCGTAGCTTCATTGTTGGGCTGCACAAAACCTGAAACTTCGCAGCTAAATATCCCTTCAACAAAAGACTCTACGGAAGCCGAGCTTTTACTAGTCGGCCTTGCAGAACGAATTCGTATTGAAGGGCAAGAGGTTGATTTTCAGTCTTTAGCGCAGCGGCAAGCCCTTTATAATGTGCCAGGGGTTTCTGTCGCTTATATGAAAAATGGGCAGCTAGCTTGGACGTTAGAACATGGCGTTAAAGATGTAGCCTCTGGATTAGTTGTTGATGAAGATACAGTATTTCAGGCCGGTAGCATTTCTAAACCCGCCTTTGCCACGGTACTGATGAAATATCGCCAAGATAACCCGCTAGATTTAGATACAGACGTAAACAACTTACTCACCAGCTGGCAACTCCCAGAACATGAATGGACTGGACAAGAGGTGGTTTCATTACGTAGGTTGTTGAGTCATACCGCTGGCACTACAGTGCATGGTTTCCCTGGTTACGCGGCCGGTGAACCGGTGCCTACTTTGCAGCAAGTGTTAGATGGTGTGGAGCCTGCTAATACCAGCGCGGTAGTGGTTGACCTTCGACCCGGCACGCAAATGCGCTATTCAGGTGGTGGTACTACGCTCGCTCAACTTACCTTACAAGACATAGCCAACGAATCCTTGCCGACAATGGCACAACGGCTTTTGTTTAAGCCGTTAGGTATGTCGCGCTCTGGTTTCGAACAGCCCATATCGCCTAAGTTATCGAACAATATGGCTACGCCCTACAATGATGACGGTAGCCCAGTAGAAGGTGGCGCTCATACTTATGCGACGCTTGCAGCTGCGGGCATGTGGAGTACACCATCAGATATGTTGAAAATGGCAAGCGGCGTACGTAGCGCATATTTAGGGTTAGAAACTGATTGGATAACGAAGGCTACTGCACAAGAAATATTAACCAATAATACGCCAAGCAATAAAGCGCCCAATGTAGGAATAGGCTTTTTTATCAATATGGATGAAGACGGTGAAATTGTCGGCTTTGGGCATGGCGGCGCAGATAAAGGTTTTATGTCGCAGTTATATATTGAGTTAGGTACCGGCAACGGCTACGCCATCATGACTAACAGCGATAACGGTAGCCAGTTAATTAGCGAATTAGAAGTTCGCCTAAAAGAAGCGCTGGATGTGGGGTACTCGCAAGCTGAAGTTAAACCTTTAGTGCCAATCAGCCAAACACAGCTGAGTAAGTATATAGGTATTTACGTGGTAACAGACCCTGTTGATGTTGAAATGGTATTGCAGGAAGCAAAAAACGGCTTCGTGCTTAATGCTTTACCGTACATTGAAAATGAAAGGTATTTTCATGAGGGTGATGGCCGCTTTTTTGCCAAGAACGGAAGTAGTATCAGCTTTGAGATTGACGACAACGGAATCGTTAAGACGATTGTGATGGATGGTGACATACGGGGTGAGAAGAAAGAGTAA
- a CDS encoding Gfo/Idh/MocA family protein, with translation MYRFGIVGAGMIADFHAQAIKAIPNAQLTGIYSRSVDKANTFAQKHNCTPFDDYTSFINSPDIDVITICTPSGFHLEPIAAAAKAGKHIICEKPLEVTTQRVDEMITVCAENNVMLAGIFPRRFNASSQLLKAALDQGRFGKIAMADAYIKWWRTQEYYESGAWRGTWKLDGGGALMNQSIHTIDLLLYVMGDVKSVRAETRLVAHKGIEVEDVGIAMVEFESGALGVIQGSTACWSKNGHPAEIQITGSQGSVFMSDDKFRLWEFANESEHDNEIRQQYGLDESEAGAGAADPSAIDFVWHQRNFEDVLKALENATTPLVDGFEGRRSIALLNAIYRSAAKGGEKEFV, from the coding sequence ATGTATCGATTTGGAATTGTGGGCGCCGGTATGATTGCAGATTTTCATGCTCAGGCCATTAAAGCTATACCCAACGCACAGCTAACAGGAATTTATTCACGTTCAGTTGATAAAGCGAATACGTTCGCTCAAAAACACAATTGCACACCTTTTGACGATTACACTTCTTTTATAAACTCTCCCGATATTGATGTGATTACTATCTGCACGCCCTCAGGTTTTCACTTAGAGCCTATAGCCGCTGCGGCAAAGGCCGGTAAACACATTATTTGCGAAAAGCCCCTTGAAGTTACCACTCAACGAGTGGATGAAATGATAACCGTATGCGCTGAAAACAATGTGATGTTGGCGGGCATTTTCCCCCGACGTTTCAATGCATCATCGCAACTACTAAAAGCGGCTTTAGACCAAGGGCGCTTTGGCAAGATTGCCATGGCCGATGCTTATATTAAATGGTGGCGTACTCAAGAATATTATGAAAGCGGCGCTTGGCGTGGAACTTGGAAGCTAGACGGCGGAGGCGCCTTGATGAACCAATCAATCCATACCATCGATTTATTGCTTTATGTGATGGGCGACGTTAAATCCGTAAGGGCAGAAACGAGACTAGTTGCTCATAAGGGAATAGAAGTAGAAGATGTTGGCATAGCAATGGTGGAGTTTGAAAGTGGCGCATTGGGTGTAATTCAGGGCTCAACAGCGTGCTGGTCTAAAAACGGACACCCCGCAGAAATACAAATTACAGGCTCTCAGGGTTCTGTTTTCATGAGCGATGATAAATTCCGACTATGGGAATTTGCTAATGAAAGTGAGCATGACAATGAAATAAGGCAGCAATATGGCCTTGATGAGAGTGAAGCCGGAGCAGGAGCTGCCGACCCTTCAGCCATTGATTTTGTTTGGCACCAAAGAAATTTCGAAGATGTGTTGAAGGCACTTGAGAATGCCACTACCCCATTGGTTGACGGTTTCGAAGGTCGCCGCTCTATTGCATTGCTTAACGCCATCTATCGCTCAGCGGCAAAAGGTGGTGAAAAAGAATTCGTTTAA
- the dkgB gene encoding 2,5-didehydrogluconate reductase DkgB, with the protein MPNVNQSQTKIPSLGVGTFRLKDEEAYNSVTMALEVGFRHIDTAQIYGNEEAVGRAIKDSAVAREDLYVTTKVWNDKLNKASFIDSVKESLAKLQLDYVDLLLIHWPSPENGESMEEYLGELLKVKELGLTNEIGVSNFTVAQVEQAVGILGEGVIATNQVEVHPYLTNDKVRAVCDKHGIVVTGYMPFAVGKVLKDDTIVAIAEKHGVSAAEVVVAWELANGLVTIPSSTKRKNLETNFKALNLTLDAQDIAKIDALDCGDRQATPDFAPEWD; encoded by the coding sequence ATGCCTAACGTAAATCAGTCGCAGACTAAAATTCCTTCTCTGGGAGTAGGCACATTTCGTTTAAAAGACGAAGAAGCGTATAACAGCGTGACGATGGCGCTAGAAGTAGGTTTCCGCCACATTGATACCGCACAAATTTATGGCAATGAAGAAGCCGTGGGCCGAGCTATTAAAGACAGTGCCGTAGCACGTGAAGATTTATACGTTACCACCAAAGTGTGGAACGATAAGCTAAACAAAGCGAGCTTTATTGACAGTGTAAAAGAAAGCTTGGCGAAACTTCAGCTAGATTACGTAGACCTACTGCTTATTCACTGGCCGTCACCAGAAAACGGTGAAAGCATGGAAGAATACTTAGGTGAGCTACTAAAAGTAAAAGAGTTAGGCCTTACCAATGAAATCGGTGTTTCTAACTTTACAGTGGCTCAAGTTGAACAAGCCGTAGGTATTTTAGGTGAAGGTGTTATTGCCACTAACCAAGTTGAAGTTCATCCTTATCTGACCAATGATAAAGTGCGCGCTGTGTGTGACAAGCATGGCATTGTTGTTACCGGCTACATGCCATTTGCTGTAGGCAAAGTGTTAAAAGACGACACCATTGTTGCCATTGCAGAGAAACATGGGGTGAGCGCAGCTGAAGTGGTAGTCGCTTGGGAGCTTGCCAACGGTCTTGTCACTATTCCATCGTCTACCAAGCGTAAGAATTTAGAAACCAATTTCAAAGCACTTAACTTAACACTTGATGCACAAGACATTGCAAAAATTGACGCACTAGACTGCGGCGACCGTCAAGCTACTCCTGATTTTGCCCCTGAGTGGGATTAG
- a CDS encoding SHOCT domain-containing protein, translating to MNGKVEQIKELVKLKESGALSECEFQKLKQELLASETEQDLKAQMPNNTIRNLTVVTLALLIIGVAYYFLIFDASNKKQVNKNTIKENASVEFSFLGSWAGVGYQSSGSKWTIKVVLNEGDYRIDYPSLACGGPLTLISKSTNKMVFRESITRGVGKCTDGGKLIISRINDNELKWVWFDSNDEDEVNSRVFRYETQNEFDQIINLMDPSLGLKAGDCAQVNFVGKGLFNSGERNTVRGRLTYTGSSNAFMKIVSMSNGSLYYDGETRYIGNEIEVPKSWINTCD from the coding sequence ATGAATGGAAAAGTCGAACAAATAAAGGAACTTGTAAAGCTAAAAGAAAGCGGCGCATTGTCTGAATGCGAATTTCAGAAACTTAAGCAAGAGTTGTTGGCAAGCGAAACCGAACAAGATTTAAAAGCCCAAATGCCCAACAATACAATTCGAAACCTCACTGTCGTTACACTTGCCCTACTAATTATTGGGGTGGCATATTATTTTTTGATATTTGATGCGTCGAATAAAAAGCAAGTAAACAAAAATACCATTAAGGAGAATGCTTCTGTGGAGTTTTCTTTTTTAGGTTCTTGGGCAGGCGTAGGGTATCAGAGCAGCGGATCTAAATGGACAATTAAGGTAGTTTTGAATGAGGGTGATTATCGCATCGATTACCCATCATTAGCTTGCGGAGGGCCTTTAACGTTAATTTCAAAATCGACAAATAAAATGGTTTTTAGAGAGAGTATTACCAGAGGCGTAGGAAAATGCACTGATGGTGGGAAGCTTATAATATCAAGAATAAACGACAACGAATTGAAATGGGTTTGGTTTGATAGCAATGATGAAGACGAGGTCAACTCTCGCGTTTTTCGTTATGAAACACAAAATGAATTTGATCAAATAATTAATTTGATGGATCCTAGCCTTGGTTTGAAAGCGGGGGATTGCGCGCAAGTGAACTTTGTCGGAAAGGGACTGTTTAATTCTGGTGAAAGAAACACAGTACGAGGCAGGCTTACCTATACTGGGTCAAGTAACGCCTTTATGAAGATAGTATCTATGTCTAATGGAAGCCTTTATTATGATGGAGAAACCCGTTACATAGGTAATGAAATAGAAGTGCCAAAGTCTTGGATAAATACCTGCGACTAA